One window of the Niallia circulans genome contains the following:
- a CDS encoding chromate transporter: MKLKVSLFQIFWVFCKMSPVTFGGGYAMIPIIEKEIVVRKKWMKMGEISDTLALAGTAPGAIAVNASIFIGYRLGGILGALVAMLGALLPTFLIVLILGSLYLYFQDNVFVNAAFKGISGAVVALIGYAAIKIGKTSIIDKSTAVLSIVMIVSMIIFNLHPIVVILLGALLGIMIAKVKEKLGMAVKLEKEESQVHEADQAS; encoded by the coding sequence ATGAAGTTGAAAGTATCGTTGTTTCAAATATTTTGGGTGTTCTGCAAGATGAGCCCTGTTACCTTTGGCGGTGGCTATGCGATGATCCCCATTATAGAGAAAGAAATAGTAGTCCGAAAAAAATGGATGAAAATGGGAGAGATATCAGATACGTTAGCACTTGCGGGAACAGCACCTGGAGCTATTGCAGTAAATGCGTCTATATTTATTGGATATCGCCTAGGCGGAATTCTAGGAGCATTGGTTGCTATGCTAGGCGCCCTTCTTCCAACATTTCTGATTGTATTAATTCTAGGCAGTCTATATTTATATTTTCAAGACAATGTCTTTGTAAATGCAGCATTTAAGGGGATTAGTGGAGCAGTAGTGGCGCTTATCGGTTATGCGGCAATAAAGATAGGAAAGACGTCCATTATTGATAAATCAACCGCCGTATTATCAATTGTGATGATAGTAAGTATGATTATATTTAATCTTCATCCTATCGTGGTTATCCTACTAGGTGCTTTACTAGGAATCATGATTGCAAAAGTTAAAGAGAAACTAGGAATGGCTGTGAAGCTGGAAAAAGAGGAGAGTCAAGTTCACGAAGCAGATCAAGCAAGTTAG
- a CDS encoding chromate transporter, producing the protein MLVQLFLFFLLIGTVSFGGGYAMIPVIEQGVSARGWISTNEFTDIMAIAGMSPGPIATNSATLVGYQLAGVPGGIISSLAMTIPSLVIILLMAICFTKVNEYKLVKQSFYGLRPIVTSLIVYAAWKFAYSNHVISLNVNMEMISLLLICLVSLYFLWRWKAHPLFVLLGAGIAGIFVF; encoded by the coding sequence ATGCTCGTTCAACTATTTTTATTTTTTTTATTAATCGGAACTGTTTCTTTCGGCGGCGGCTATGCAATGATCCCTGTTATTGAGCAGGGGGTATCTGCTAGAGGCTGGATAAGTACGAATGAATTTACTGATATAATGGCGATTGCCGGCATGTCTCCAGGTCCAATTGCAACAAATAGTGCCACATTAGTTGGCTATCAGCTAGCAGGAGTTCCTGGAGGAATTATTTCTTCTTTAGCAATGACGATTCCTTCCCTGGTCATCATCCTGTTAATGGCTATTTGTTTTACAAAAGTAAATGAATATAAATTAGTAAAACAGAGTTTTTATGGACTAAGACCAATTGTTACTAGTTTAATTGTTTATGCTGCTTGGAAATTTGCTTATTCGAATCATGTTATTTCTTTAAATGTTAATATGGAAATGATTTCTCTTTTGCTTATATGTTTGGTCTCTCTCTATTTTTTATGGAGATGGAAGGCTCATCCTTTATTTGTTCTATTAGGTGCTGGCATCGCAGGGATTTTTGTTTTTTAG
- a CDS encoding formylglycine-generating enzyme family protein, which translates to MDKELQSKSCCSASRESMDFINFGREDATFTKNSSYSRKNMLLLQGGEFLMGTEDQDGFPLDGEGPIRKVKISPFYMDKYAVTNEEFARFIEETNYKTDAEKFGWSFVFHLLLAKEDAAIYTRAPRNTPWWRVVEGAYWKKPEGPNSSIEDRWNHPVVHISWNDAMAYCKWAGKRLPTEAEWEYAARGGLEQNKYPWGNELNPNGKHMCNIWQGEFPTVNTIEDGYLGTAPVDSFEENGYGFYNMAGNVWEWCSDWFHPTYHQKDSLQDPKGPPNGNTKSLRGGSYLCHDSYCNRYRVAARTSNTIDSSSGNLGFRCAADVDEVEVNQNRK; encoded by the coding sequence ATGGATAAGGAATTACAAAGCAAATCATGTTGTTCTGCAAGTAGAGAGTCAATGGACTTTATAAATTTCGGAAGAGAAGATGCTACTTTCACAAAAAATAGTTCTTACTCCCGCAAAAATATGCTTCTTCTTCAAGGAGGAGAATTCTTAATGGGAACAGAGGATCAAGATGGTTTTCCCTTAGATGGAGAAGGACCAATCAGGAAAGTTAAGATAAGCCCCTTTTATATGGATAAATATGCAGTTACTAATGAGGAATTTGCACGTTTTATAGAAGAAACAAATTATAAAACAGATGCAGAAAAATTTGGCTGGTCCTTTGTATTTCATTTGCTGTTAGCAAAGGAAGATGCTGCTATATATACAAGAGCTCCCAGAAATACACCTTGGTGGCGTGTAGTAGAAGGAGCATATTGGAAAAAGCCAGAAGGTCCCAATTCTTCGATAGAAGATCGTTGGAATCACCCTGTTGTTCATATATCTTGGAATGATGCCATGGCTTATTGTAAGTGGGCTGGCAAAAGGCTGCCAACAGAGGCTGAATGGGAGTATGCAGCCCGCGGAGGATTAGAACAGAATAAATATCCATGGGGGAATGAGCTAAATCCGAACGGGAAGCATATGTGTAATATTTGGCAAGGGGAGTTTCCTACAGTGAATACCATAGAAGATGGTTATTTAGGGACAGCGCCAGTAGACAGTTTTGAAGAGAATGGATATGGTTTCTACAATATGGCGGGAAATGTCTGGGAATGGTGTTCAGACTGGTTTCATCCCACATACCATCAGAAAGATTCCCTGCAAGATCCAAAAGGACCTCCAAATGGTAACACAAAATCGCTGCGTGGCGGATCCTACTTATGCCATGATTCCTATTGTAATCGCTATCGAGTGGCAGCAAGGACAAGCAACACGATAGATAGCTCGAGTGGCAATTTAGGTTTTCGATGTGCCGCAGATGTGGATGAAGTAGAAGTAAATCAAAACAGAAAATGA
- a CDS encoding AraC family transcriptional regulator — MGELYEYIEINQKKTIKFFSFKAKDTERIIPMHWHDSPELIYCVEGKLKVWYEGKIVTLGKGDLLLINSNTPHSTQSITHNHVCIIQFPGNFLEEENKSIHLSTCENKYDAQVIDYTRKIITEIIEYHVSTNEYDYLLEQSKILHLKYLLVTNFSSGANGKCEDNNRKQLKLKQLEIVIRHLKNNYKDNPSLKEIANACGYSEAYLSRLFHTITGQTFIDFKRNLCLEKAIELMNTTDKTITQIAYESGFSNVKSFRNYFRSTMNINPKYYKRSKNDP, encoded by the coding sequence ATGGGTGAACTATATGAATATATTGAAATAAATCAGAAAAAAACAATAAAATTTTTCTCATTCAAAGCCAAAGATACAGAAAGAATTATACCTATGCATTGGCACGATAGTCCTGAACTAATTTATTGTGTAGAAGGAAAGCTAAAAGTCTGGTATGAAGGGAAAATTGTTACCCTAGGAAAGGGAGATTTGCTATTAATCAATTCTAATACCCCACATTCTACCCAAAGTATAACTCATAATCATGTATGCATTATTCAGTTTCCTGGAAATTTTCTTGAAGAAGAAAATAAATCGATTCATTTAAGCACTTGCGAAAACAAATATGATGCGCAAGTAATAGACTATACTAGGAAAATAATAACTGAAATTATAGAATACCATGTATCGACGAACGAATATGACTACTTATTGGAACAGAGTAAAATACTTCATTTAAAATATTTATTGGTAACAAATTTTTCCTCTGGAGCTAATGGGAAATGTGAAGATAATAATCGAAAACAATTAAAATTGAAGCAACTTGAAATTGTAATAAGGCATCTAAAAAATAACTATAAAGATAATCCTAGCTTAAAGGAAATTGCCAATGCTTGTGGATATTCTGAAGCGTATCTCTCTCGATTATTTCATACAATAACAGGACAGACTTTCATAGATTTTAAAAGAAATCTTTGTTTAGAAAAAGCAATTGAGCTTATGAATACAACAGATAAAACCATTACACAAATTGCCTATGAATCAGGTTTTTCAAATGTAAAATCATTTAGAAACTATTTTCGATCAACTATGAATATTAATCCCAAATACTATAAAAGGTCAAAAAATGACCCTTAA
- the bglX gene encoding beta-glucosidase BglX — translation MQKNEVMALIDSLSVEEKIGQLVQLTGDFFTNETEETITGPIKKLGLNENYNIYHTGSILNITNAHEIIKIQEKYLENSSHKIPLLFMADIIYGFRTIFPIPLAQTCSWNFDLIEEAASISAKESYEEGLHVTFSPMVDIVRDPRWGRVMESPGEDTLMAELFAERVIKGLQGNSEQKIPKDKIAGCVKHFAAYGAPIAGREYNAVDMSEHTLREVYLPGYLSAVKAKVKLVMTAFNTLNGVPSTGNEWLNKMILRDEFKFAGVLISDYAAVEELITHGYANGPKEAAQLALKATVDIDMKTSVFANELGAIVNNNEQMMDLLNKAVYRILSLKNDLGLFEDPYRGLKERSAENSSILCSEHKKTALMLSEESIVLLKNNGVLPLEKGKKAAIIGPYHDEKSTLGMWAIKGDINDTITLKDGINEIVGNNKNPFCRGSHLIEKETAHLLGKFEDKIPNERISNDELIEEAVNLAKDSEIVILALGESIFQSGEGGSRTEITLPKPQQKLFDAIKKLNKQIITIIYSGRPLILTDVEKHSDALIQAWFPGIMGGKALANILYGISNPSGKLSMSFPRSVGQIPIYYNELNTGRPDLPENAFYRFASRYIDESNKPLFSFGYGLSYTTYQYNSVSLNKKLIRQNSNDELIVTVEVENTGDYDGYEIVQLYIRDQFGSTARPVKVLKDFKKVCIKKGEVKTISFTITEEQLKIYRSDLSFASEPGQFDVYIGSSSEDLPLKESFDLIQTS, via the coding sequence ATGCAAAAAAATGAAGTTATGGCTCTAATCGATTCTCTTTCCGTTGAGGAAAAAATCGGTCAACTTGTGCAATTAACTGGAGATTTTTTTACTAATGAAACGGAAGAAACGATAACTGGTCCGATAAAAAAATTAGGATTAAATGAAAATTATAATATTTATCATACAGGATCAATCTTAAATATTACTAATGCTCATGAAATAATTAAAATTCAAGAGAAATATTTAGAAAACTCAAGCCATAAAATTCCTTTGCTTTTTATGGCAGATATTATTTATGGATTTAGAACTATCTTTCCCATTCCATTGGCACAAACTTGTAGTTGGAACTTTGATTTAATAGAAGAAGCAGCTTCCATTAGTGCTAAGGAATCCTATGAAGAAGGATTACACGTTACATTTTCTCCTATGGTTGATATTGTAAGAGATCCAAGATGGGGCCGTGTTATGGAATCTCCTGGAGAAGATACGCTTATGGCCGAATTATTTGCAGAAAGAGTAATAAAAGGACTTCAAGGTAATTCCGAGCAAAAAATACCGAAAGATAAAATTGCTGGATGTGTTAAACACTTTGCAGCATATGGAGCCCCTATAGCAGGGCGTGAGTATAATGCAGTAGATATGTCTGAGCATACATTGCGGGAGGTATATTTACCGGGTTACTTATCGGCAGTAAAAGCAAAAGTGAAGCTTGTTATGACGGCATTTAATACTTTAAATGGCGTACCTTCAACCGGTAACGAGTGGTTAAATAAGATGATATTAAGAGATGAATTTAAATTCGCGGGAGTACTTATTTCAGATTATGCAGCTGTTGAGGAATTAATTACTCATGGCTATGCTAATGGACCGAAAGAAGCAGCGCAGCTAGCATTAAAAGCAACAGTTGATATTGATATGAAAACATCGGTTTTTGCTAATGAATTAGGTGCAATTGTTAACAACAATGAGCAAATGATGGATTTACTAAATAAAGCAGTTTATAGGATTTTATCCTTAAAAAATGATCTGGGCTTATTCGAAGATCCATATAGAGGATTAAAAGAAAGATCAGCAGAAAACTCTAGTATCTTATGTTCTGAGCATAAAAAGACTGCTTTAATGTTAAGTGAGGAATCGATTGTTTTATTAAAGAATAATGGCGTCTTGCCATTAGAAAAGGGCAAAAAGGCTGCAATCATTGGACCATATCACGATGAAAAATCAACGCTAGGTATGTGGGCTATCAAAGGTGACATAAATGACACTATTACATTGAAAGATGGGATAAATGAGATTGTAGGGAATAATAAGAATCCTTTTTGCAGAGGATCACATTTAATAGAGAAGGAAACGGCACACTTACTTGGAAAATTTGAAGATAAAATTCCAAATGAAAGAATAAGTAATGATGAATTAATAGAAGAAGCTGTTAACTTAGCAAAGGACTCTGAAATTGTAATACTAGCATTAGGTGAAAGTATTTTTCAGAGTGGTGAAGGTGGATCACGTACAGAGATTACATTACCTAAACCTCAACAAAAATTATTCGATGCTATAAAAAAATTAAATAAACAAATAATTACTATCATTTATAGTGGACGTCCGTTAATTTTAACCGATGTAGAAAAACACTCAGATGCTCTTATACAGGCTTGGTTTCCAGGTATTATGGGAGGAAAGGCCTTAGCGAATATTCTCTATGGGATAAGTAATCCATCAGGAAAGCTGTCGATGTCTTTCCCAAGGAGTGTTGGACAAATACCAATCTATTATAATGAGTTAAACACAGGGAGACCAGATCTGCCAGAAAATGCTTTTTATCGCTTTGCTTCACGATATATTGATGAATCTAATAAACCATTATTCTCTTTTGGCTATGGATTATCTTATACAACTTATCAGTATAACTCTGTCTCACTTAATAAAAAGTTAATAAGGCAAAATAGCAATGATGAATTAATTGTAACAGTTGAGGTTGAAAATACTGGGGATTATGACGGTTATGAGATTGTGCAGCTTTACATAAGAGACCAGTTTGGCAGTACTGCTAGACCAGTAAAGGTACTAAAAGACTTCAAAAAGGTATGTATTAAAAAAGGCGAAGTGAAAACTATCTCATTTACTATTACAGAGGAGCAATTGAAAATTTATCGAAGTGATTTAAGCTTTGCTAGCGAGCCAGGTCAATTTGATGTTTATATCGGTTCTAGTAGTGAAGATTTACCTTTAAAAGAAAGCTTTGACTTAATTCAAACGAGTTAA
- a CDS encoding putative RNA methyltransferase, producing MLKENKRIKSAKYVSNFENIFACPICRSSMQVIDFKSLICLNHHTFDFARQGYLNLMTHSVNTKYSKALFEARRKLITKGEFFTLLSHAIAKFITEHLVKTKETISILDTGCGEGSHLSNICEIIRSNFFKNVLGVGIDISKEGIMVASKNYSDKIWAVADLANTPFKFKQFDVILNILSPLNYAEFDRLLKPNGIVIKIVPQNSYLKELREHLFQKNEKQFYSNAETMERFKKSFQFIECSRLTYTMNLNKSSIEWLVQMTPLTWSTTEEQIKSFLIKDSAQITVDLDILIGKNTI from the coding sequence TTGTTAAAAGAAAATAAAAGAATAAAGAGTGCGAAATATGTGAGTAATTTTGAAAACATTTTTGCTTGTCCAATATGTAGATCGTCTATGCAGGTTATCGATTTTAAAAGTTTAATCTGCTTAAATCACCATACATTTGATTTTGCAAGGCAAGGATATCTGAACTTGATGACTCACTCAGTAAATACTAAGTACAGCAAAGCTCTTTTTGAAGCAAGAAGAAAACTTATTACCAAAGGTGAATTTTTTACACTATTAAGCCATGCAATTGCAAAGTTTATTACGGAACATCTTGTTAAGACAAAAGAAACAATTTCTATTCTTGATACGGGATGTGGCGAGGGTTCACATCTTTCTAATATTTGTGAAATTATTCGTTCCAACTTTTTCAAAAATGTATTAGGAGTAGGAATAGATATTTCTAAAGAAGGAATTATGGTAGCTTCTAAGAACTATTCTGATAAGATTTGGGCTGTGGCTGACCTCGCGAACACACCATTTAAATTTAAACAATTTGATGTTATCCTGAATATCCTATCACCCTTAAATTATGCTGAATTTGATAGATTGTTGAAACCAAATGGTATAGTAATCAAAATTGTACCTCAAAATAGTTACTTAAAAGAGTTGAGAGAACATCTTTTTCAAAAAAACGAAAAACAGTTTTACTCTAATGCAGAGACTATGGAGAGATTTAAGAAGAGTTTTCAATTTATAGAATGTTCAAGATTAACCTATACCATGAACCTTAATAAATCCTCAATTGAATGGTTGGTTCAAATGACTCCGTTGACTTGGTCAACAACAGAGGAACAAATAAAATCTTTTTTAATTAAGGATTCGGCTCAAATAACTGTTGATTTGGATATATTAATTGGTAAAAATACAATTTAG
- a CDS encoding winged helix-turn-helix transcriptional regulator produces the protein MDIPNLQELMAQKLNNQENCNPNFNPLDPVFNVFQGKWKNQVLFEIIALKNARFGQLNRAIPKITNTMLSATLRELEKDGLITRKQYNEIPPRVEYTITEKGKDLLPVYYEMYKWGIKYQKE, from the coding sequence ATGGACATACCAAATTTACAAGAATTAATGGCCCAAAAATTAAATAATCAAGAAAACTGCAATCCTAATTTTAACCCGCTTGATCCTGTCTTCAATGTCTTTCAGGGCAAGTGGAAGAATCAAGTACTATTTGAAATTATTGCATTAAAAAATGCTCGTTTTGGTCAGCTTAATCGAGCTATCCCAAAAATCACAAATACTATGCTATCTGCGACGTTAAGAGAGCTAGAAAAGGACGGTTTAATCACAAGGAAACAATATAATGAAATCCCCCCACGTGTTGAATATACAATTACAGAAAAAGGGAAAGATCTACTTCCCGTTTATTATGAAATGTATAAGTGGGGCATAAAGTATCAAAAGGAATAA
- a CDS encoding SDR family NAD(P)-dependent oxidoreductase — protein MKTLLITGGTSGIGKGLAEYYLTTGNRVIIVSRNKGDLPNATYLQADLSLASENYRIIEKIQRSYGAIDGLILCAVLQRARKDALITQEGLEFTFALQYLSRYILSNQLAFNNDSFILNIATPGINGTVNFDNLEHRYKFNTVKANINANRLNDLLGAGFKRKGVRYILYNPMAVRTSGARSVFANPLMRIFLRVVHRLIGHEVDEIVNSIVNVLQESSSQSFSAYKLSKTVDVSMKTFDSQKAKQLEEITKQVLLNV, from the coding sequence ATGAAAACATTGTTAATTACAGGAGGTACTAGTGGCATTGGCAAAGGACTGGCGGAGTATTATTTAACAACTGGGAATAGGGTCATTATTGTAAGCAGAAATAAAGGTGATCTGCCTAATGCTACTTATCTTCAAGCAGATCTGAGTCTTGCTTCGGAAAATTATCGTATCATCGAGAAAATCCAAAGATCCTATGGCGCAATCGATGGATTAATTCTTTGTGCTGTCCTACAAAGAGCTCGCAAAGACGCTTTAATCACACAAGAAGGTTTAGAATTCACCTTTGCATTGCAGTATTTAAGTCGGTATATTCTTTCAAATCAGTTAGCATTTAATAATGACTCTTTTATTTTAAATATTGCTACCCCCGGCATCAACGGCACCGTCAACTTTGACAATTTAGAACATCGATACAAGTTCAATACCGTGAAAGCCAACATCAATGCCAACCGGCTAAATGACTTGTTAGGAGCAGGATTCAAACGCAAGGGTGTTCGTTATATTCTATATAATCCAATGGCTGTAAGAACTAGTGGGGCTAGATCAGTCTTTGCGAATCCATTGATGAGAATATTCTTAAGAGTAGTTCATCGTCTAATAGGACATGAGGTTGATGAAATCGTAAATAGTATTGTTAACGTTTTACAGGAATCAAGCTCGCAGAGTTTCTCAGCTTATAAACTTTCAAAAACTGTTGATGTATCCATGAAAACATTTGATTCACAAAAGGCTAAACAGTTAGAAGAGATTACTAAACAGGTACTTTTAAATGTGTAG
- a CDS encoding GNAT family N-acetyltransferase → MNTTNSILNQLKVIGVHSIISDEQIILEILDDNLKQKEKMDCLINNLLINTRISNLKKVLLECPKIHLEHLNRTMEKMKIKGERVIYIKSLEEPINIGDIDYELWSINDEKSLTFLSEIMDRNMLDIHKFIGSMRTELPSQVQKMFTIYKVNNEPVGVVFPHLEPDKDKEGRIFWIGIHPKFRGKGLGKNLHLIGLYRLQNDFKAKSYVGATQINNYSMRKIMIYNGCVENKNTVISLEYSSE, encoded by the coding sequence ATGAATACAACCAATTCAATATTAAACCAACTTAAAGTAATTGGTGTACATAGTATAATAAGTGACGAACAAATTATTTTGGAAATATTAGATGATAACTTGAAACAAAAAGAAAAAATGGATTGTCTTATAAATAATCTCCTAATTAATACGAGAATCAGTAATCTTAAAAAAGTGTTACTAGAATGTCCTAAAATTCATTTAGAACATCTAAATAGAACAATGGAAAAGATGAAGATTAAAGGGGAAAGAGTTATATATATAAAATCCTTAGAAGAACCTATAAATATTGGAGATATAGATTACGAATTATGGTCAATTAATGATGAGAAATCACTTACTTTTCTATCTGAAATAATGGATAGAAACATGTTGGATATACATAAATTTATAGGGAGTATGAGGACTGAATTACCTTCACAAGTTCAGAAAATGTTTACCATTTATAAAGTTAACAATGAACCTGTAGGAGTAGTATTTCCTCATCTTGAACCAGACAAGGACAAAGAAGGACGTATTTTTTGGATAGGTATTCATCCGAAATTTCGAGGAAAAGGGCTGGGCAAGAACCTACACTTAATAGGCTTGTATAGGCTGCAAAATGATTTTAAGGCAAAGTCATATGTAGGAGCTACGCAAATTAACAATTACTCTATGAGAAAAATAATGATATACAATGGGTGTGTTGAAAACAAAAATACAGTTATTTCATTAGAGTATTCTAGTGAATAG
- a CDS encoding uridine kinase family protein, giving the protein MVSFINLIPRKQSTLLIGIDGCGGSGKSTLAHKLKDECSDVTVVHMDDFYLPSKQLQETIPENKAIGADFDWKRVLNQVLEPISQNKEGSYQRYDWKTDDLAEWHTVPIGGVVIIEGVYSIRNELASKYDFTIWVECPREKRLSRGLERDGEEARDMWENNWMISEDLYVETQKPFERADLIVNGTK; this is encoded by the coding sequence TTGGTTAGTTTCATTAATTTGATTCCCAGAAAACAATCAACCTTATTAATTGGAATAGATGGGTGTGGGGGTTCAGGAAAAAGTACACTCGCACATAAACTGAAGGATGAATGTTCTGATGTAACTGTTGTGCATATGGATGATTTTTATTTACCATCCAAACAACTACAAGAAACAATTCCAGAAAATAAAGCCATTGGTGCAGACTTTGATTGGAAACGTGTACTTAATCAAGTTCTTGAACCTATTAGTCAAAACAAGGAGGGGAGTTATCAGCGGTATGATTGGAAAACAGATGACTTAGCAGAGTGGCATACTGTTCCAATCGGAGGAGTTGTCATAATAGAAGGTGTTTATTCCATTCGCAATGAATTAGCAAGTAAGTACGATTTCACAATTTGGGTGGAATGTCCACGAGAAAAAAGGCTTTCACGAGGGCTTGAAAGAGACGGCGAAGAGGCTCGAGATATGTGGGAAAACAATTGGATGATTTCAGAAGATTTATATGTTGAAACACAAAAACCTTTTGAAAGAGCTGACCTTATTGTTAATGGGACTAAATAA
- a CDS encoding GNAT family N-acetyltransferase, whose product MESMNQISYKVNESIKAEELSEVFKTSGIKRPSDDLNRLQQMIDNSNVLITAWYNNQLIGVARAITDYCYCCYLSDLAVNKNYQNRGIGKELVRLLKEHNGDEVALLLLSSPIAMEYYPKIGFEKIENGFKIPRKK is encoded by the coding sequence ATGGAATCTATGAATCAAATTTCTTATAAAGTAAATGAATCAATTAAAGCCGAAGAACTCTCAGAAGTATTCAAAACATCTGGTATTAAAAGACCCTCTGATGATTTGAATAGACTTCAACAAATGATTGATAATTCTAATGTATTGATTACTGCTTGGTATAATAATCAACTTATAGGAGTTGCCAGAGCTATTACTGATTATTGTTATTGCTGTTATCTATCTGATCTAGCTGTAAATAAGAATTATCAAAACAGGGGCATAGGCAAAGAACTTGTAAGATTACTTAAAGAACATAATGGCGATGAAGTTGCCTTACTTCTTCTGTCTTCACCTATTGCGATGGAATACTATCCTAAAATTGGTTTTGAAAAAATAGAGAATGGCTTTAAAATCCCAAGGAAGAAATAA
- a CDS encoding GNAT family N-acetyltransferase, with the protein MEKFEVKYINNLLNFDLVSLVKQSKEDGFCFVERLLNEYQNGNNTFNHLGEGLFGVFNEEGLLVAIGGLNKDPFSGAQNIGRLRRLYVYKEYRRNGIGSLLVKRIIEEAKRHYKILVLYTDTEQADRFYSSIGFTRGNLYPNSSHFMEFKS; encoded by the coding sequence ATGGAGAAGTTTGAGGTAAAGTACATTAACAATCTGTTGAATTTTGATTTGGTTAGCTTAGTAAAACAAAGCAAAGAAGATGGGTTTTGTTTTGTAGAAAGATTATTAAATGAATATCAAAATGGCAATAATACTTTCAACCATCTTGGTGAAGGCTTATTTGGGGTTTTTAATGAAGAAGGTTTACTTGTTGCTATTGGTGGGTTAAATAAAGACCCATTTTCAGGTGCTCAAAATATCGGTAGACTGAGAAGGCTTTATGTCTATAAAGAATATAGGCGAAATGGTATAGGAAGTCTTTTGGTAAAAAGGATAATAGAAGAAGCGAAAAGACATTATAAAATTTTGGTTCTTTATACAGATACCGAGCAAGCTGATAGATTTTATTCTTCTATCGGATTTACAAGGGGAAATCTTTATCCAAATTCAAGTCACTTTATGGAGTTTAAAAGTTAA
- a CDS encoding cytidine deaminase translates to MKIFNTTKEDIELVEVATQKITMLYEDDKHHVGTAIRTKTGEIISAVHIEAYIGRVTVCAEAIAIGSAISNGQKDFDTIVAVRHPYSDEVDRRIKVVSPCGMCRELISDYAPECFVLLEINGELIKTAISELIPLKYSRN, encoded by the coding sequence ATGAAAATATTTAACACAACTAAAGAAGATATAGAATTAGTAGAAGTAGCAACACAGAAGATAACAATGCTTTATGAAGACGATAAACATCATGTGGGAACTGCCATTCGTACGAAAACAGGGGAGATTATTTCGGCAGTACACATTGAAGCGTATATTGGACGAGTGACGGTTTGTGCGGAAGCTATTGCAATCGGTAGTGCTATATCAAATGGACAAAAGGATTTTGATACAATCGTTGCAGTCAGACATCCCTATTCTGATGAAGTAGATAGACGTATAAAGGTAGTAAGTCCTTGTGGTATGTGTAGGGAGCTGATTTCTGACTATGCACCAGAATGTTTTGTCCTTCTAGAAATAAATGGCGAGTTAATTAAAACTGCAATTAGTGAACTCATCCCACTTAAGTATTCCCGAAATTAA